A stretch of Microbacterium sp. LWH3-1.2 DNA encodes these proteins:
- a CDS encoding acyl-CoA dehydrogenase family protein, protein MIENERRVPEEITDALYECGMYRAFLPKELGGLESHPVDWLEAVEALSHINGSVGWLCMLHTGQTWASRDAMKRILADERWIIAGNGGRAGGVARAVEGGYWVSGRWPFSSGSPEATHLFGLCVLHDDDGNEVLSPKDGAPWFVVPYFRREDVTLYDTWDGLGLRGTGSGDFSVDNVFVPAEMVDERGIWGITYGTPHEKGPFIQAAHSAHAIGLATAAMEELIKQTHLKARRGSYRQLRFATDENLHIKIATADARIRSCRLFQNDVLTRAFASAQENRYIDYELRVLMAEMNTFIVHEMREVVNSLFLESGVGGVFKGSRLGRIYRDMSTAANHIIIAQNQQPSVGAYWMTKDMEGGPFIENIEMSAIYPPHPQFADRANIRVELPTRKK, encoded by the coding sequence GTGATCGAGAACGAGCGCCGCGTGCCCGAAGAGATCACGGATGCGCTCTACGAATGCGGTATGTACCGCGCATTCCTCCCGAAGGAACTCGGCGGACTCGAGAGTCACCCCGTCGATTGGTTGGAAGCGGTCGAGGCGCTTTCCCACATCAACGGTTCGGTCGGATGGCTCTGCATGCTCCATACAGGGCAGACCTGGGCCTCGAGAGACGCCATGAAGCGGATCCTCGCCGACGAGCGTTGGATCATCGCCGGCAATGGCGGGCGTGCAGGCGGCGTGGCGAGGGCGGTCGAGGGAGGCTACTGGGTTTCGGGGCGGTGGCCCTTCTCGAGCGGATCCCCTGAGGCGACCCACCTGTTCGGTCTGTGCGTTCTCCATGACGACGACGGCAACGAGGTGCTGTCACCGAAGGACGGCGCGCCGTGGTTTGTGGTGCCCTACTTCCGCCGGGAGGACGTAACCCTCTATGACACGTGGGACGGACTGGGTCTTCGGGGAACGGGCAGCGGCGACTTCTCCGTGGACAACGTCTTCGTTCCCGCTGAGATGGTCGACGAACGAGGCATCTGGGGAATCACCTACGGAACCCCCCACGAAAAGGGCCCGTTCATCCAGGCAGCCCACTCTGCACACGCCATCGGGCTCGCCACCGCCGCGATGGAAGAACTCATCAAGCAGACGCATCTGAAGGCCCGCCGCGGGTCCTACCGACAGCTTCGGTTCGCTACCGACGAGAACCTGCACATCAAGATCGCGACTGCGGATGCTCGGATCCGCTCGTGCCGCCTCTTCCAGAACGACGTGCTCACCCGGGCTTTCGCGAGCGCGCAGGAAAACCGATACATCGACTACGAGTTGCGCGTGCTGATGGCGGAGATGAACACCTTCATCGTGCACGAGATGCGCGAGGTGGTGAACTCGCTCTTTCTCGAAAGCGGTGTCGGTGGCGTCTTCAAGGGATCGCGGCTGGGTCGGATCTACCGCGACATGTCCACCGCCGCGAATCACATCATCATTGCCCAGAACCAGCAGCCATCGGTTGGCGCGTACTGGATGACCAAAGACATGGAGGGCGGCCCCTTCATCGAGAACATCGAGATGTCGGCGATCTACCCGCCGCATCCGCAGTTCGCAGATCGGGCGAACATCCGAGTCGAGCTCCCGACGAGGAAGAAGTGA
- a CDS encoding flavin reductase family protein, with amino-acid sequence MNAVMEAVRLEPPQIATELRATFARFATGVAVVAYEDDAGTHGLTVNSLTSISLDPPLLLVSIQKNSRSHAALLDRRFTVSVLSADHSDVARAFASKSRDGAPEWDRSMGVPLVAGAIGWFHCAPWARHEAGDHTIVLGEVQRCGSGDGSPLLFYGGQLTRLNR; translated from the coding sequence GTGAACGCCGTCATGGAGGCCGTTCGCTTGGAGCCCCCGCAGATCGCCACAGAACTGCGCGCGACCTTCGCCCGATTCGCTACCGGTGTCGCCGTCGTCGCGTACGAAGACGACGCCGGCACGCACGGCTTGACCGTCAACTCTCTCACCTCGATCTCGCTCGACCCGCCGTTGCTGCTTGTCTCGATCCAGAAGAATTCGCGCTCTCACGCAGCGCTGTTGGACAGGCGGTTCACTGTCAGCGTGCTCTCGGCCGACCATTCGGACGTCGCTCGCGCATTCGCGTCGAAGTCTCGCGACGGAGCACCGGAGTGGGATCGCTCAATGGGTGTTCCACTCGTCGCGGGTGCCATCGGCTGGTTCCATTGCGCGCCATGGGCACGCCATGAGGCGGGCGATCATACGATTGTTCTCGGCGAAGTGCAGCGCTGTGGTTCCGGCGACGGATCCCCATTGCTGTTCTACGGGGGCCAGCTGACGCGGCTGAACCGATGA
- a CDS encoding helix-turn-helix domain-containing protein gives MQQSDSSSTLERALALLWHLYAEPEGLTASELAARLDTQRTALYRLLRPFLREQFIRRDTRKRYYLGFGITALARAVAEPLESIVRIPLQRLADASGSTAALIADTDGILVTVASAQPAMPGIHLSIPTGFVHDGSSGVGTAVQAIRARESGSDATWGEDRPPLGIADRSGHGFTAAKLVRIPIIGADAFVAVISVAQLDPRVAEQLLEEAARQLDAAI, from the coding sequence ATGCAACAGAGCGACTCGTCGAGCACGCTGGAACGCGCCCTGGCGCTTCTTTGGCATCTGTACGCCGAGCCCGAGGGACTGACCGCTTCCGAACTCGCGGCGCGACTCGATACTCAACGGACCGCGTTGTACCGGCTTCTCCGCCCGTTCCTCCGCGAGCAGTTCATCCGTCGCGACACCCGGAAGCGCTACTATCTCGGCTTCGGGATCACGGCACTGGCTCGAGCAGTGGCAGAGCCCTTGGAGAGCATCGTCCGAATTCCTCTTCAGCGCCTCGCGGACGCCTCCGGCTCGACGGCCGCGCTGATCGCCGATACAGACGGCATTCTCGTGACGGTGGCCAGCGCGCAACCGGCGATGCCAGGTATCCACCTCTCCATCCCGACTGGCTTCGTGCACGACGGATCTTCCGGCGTGGGAACGGCTGTGCAGGCGATCCGCGCTCGTGAGAGCGGCAGTGACGCCACCTGGGGTGAGGATCGTCCACCGCTCGGAATCGCGGACAGATCTGGTCACGGGTTCACCGCGGCGAAGCTCGTGCGCATCCCCATCATCGGGGCCGATGCCTTCGTCGCGGTGATTTCCGTCGCCCAGCTCGATCCTCGTGTTGCGGAGCAGCTCCTCGAGGAAGCCGCGCGGCAACTTGACGCGGCGATCTGA
- a CDS encoding ABC transporter substrate-binding protein: MPQSPTGSEPVESVTWNMGSGEPATLNPPNVPTYSGMALVSNLCDSLLSVDEEGAIIPGLATVEMETPTRAVFTLRGEPTFWDGTPLTSADIVFSMNLAASPASYLAPTYAGVTSITALSPTEVAVDFSAPDAAFLPTMAGVGGAIMQQAFTEAAGENVGTPGVGLMCSGPFELGRWNPGTDITITKNENYWDAERAPLVESVRLTFITDTSAMTQAFATGEVDGGWEIPSTAVPALTNTDVGALYFGDTTSVWSLRVADPSSVLATEPKLREALQHLIDRDAIASVVFSGAAQPWATAISPNSWPAAESEQALEAYNTIAGDRSYDPEKAEDLVEEAGATGEKLEVIVASGDETASKIAQLLQEQAKSVGLDLSINSLQPLEYAQAMYDPAVRAGSDLLLGVSGDVIQEPLTSIRYYYLPDGLYNWDGFVDDELSTLFEDAITTADPAERVKRTLEIQSIYEAHGATIAIVNPYQVNFVNDRIGGVITSWVYTNLPSLAFIGGR; this comes from the coding sequence GTGCCTCAGTCTCCGACCGGCTCGGAGCCGGTGGAGTCGGTGACCTGGAACATGGGTTCCGGGGAACCGGCCACCTTGAACCCGCCCAACGTTCCCACCTACTCGGGGATGGCGCTGGTCTCCAACCTTTGCGATTCCCTCCTCTCCGTTGATGAAGAGGGAGCGATCATTCCCGGCTTGGCCACCGTGGAGATGGAGACGCCAACACGTGCGGTCTTCACACTTCGCGGCGAACCGACCTTCTGGGACGGCACACCTCTCACGTCTGCGGACATCGTCTTCAGTATGAATCTCGCCGCCTCTCCTGCTTCGTACCTCGCTCCCACCTACGCCGGCGTCACATCGATCACGGCGCTTTCGCCGACCGAGGTGGCCGTCGACTTCAGCGCGCCGGATGCCGCATTCCTGCCCACCATGGCGGGCGTGGGCGGCGCCATCATGCAGCAGGCGTTCACCGAGGCAGCCGGCGAGAACGTCGGCACTCCCGGCGTCGGACTGATGTGCTCCGGCCCATTCGAGCTCGGCCGATGGAACCCCGGTACAGACATCACGATCACCAAGAACGAGAACTACTGGGACGCGGAGCGGGCTCCCCTTGTCGAGAGCGTTCGCCTGACGTTCATCACCGATACGTCGGCGATGACCCAGGCGTTCGCGACGGGAGAGGTCGACGGCGGCTGGGAGATTCCGAGCACCGCGGTGCCGGCTCTCACGAACACCGACGTCGGCGCCCTGTACTTCGGCGACACCACCTCGGTGTGGAGCCTTCGCGTAGCCGACCCGTCGAGTGTGCTCGCAACCGAACCGAAGCTTCGCGAGGCTTTGCAGCACCTCATCGATCGCGATGCGATCGCGAGCGTCGTGTTCTCCGGAGCCGCGCAGCCGTGGGCAACAGCCATCAGCCCCAACTCGTGGCCGGCCGCAGAAAGCGAGCAGGCGCTCGAGGCGTACAACACGATAGCCGGCGATCGCTCCTACGACCCCGAGAAGGCTGAAGACCTCGTCGAAGAGGCGGGCGCGACGGGGGAGAAGCTGGAGGTCATCGTCGCGAGCGGCGATGAGACGGCGTCGAAGATCGCACAGCTTCTCCAGGAGCAGGCCAAGTCCGTCGGGCTCGACCTGTCGATCAACTCGTTGCAGCCGCTCGAGTACGCGCAGGCGATGTACGACCCCGCGGTCCGCGCGGGAAGCGACTTGCTTCTCGGAGTGAGCGGAGACGTCATTCAGGAGCCGCTGACGTCGATCCGCTACTACTACCTGCCGGACGGTCTGTACAACTGGGACGGCTTCGTCGATGACGAGCTCTCCACACTCTTCGAGGATGCGATCACGACGGCTGATCCTGCCGAGCGAGTGAAGCGGACGCTCGAGATCCAGTCGATCTACGAAGCACACGGAGCCACGATCGCGATCGTGAATCCGTATCAGGTGAACTTCGTGAACGACCGCATCGGAGGCGTGATCACCTCGTGGGTGTACACGAATCTCCCTTCGCTGGCGTTCATCGGCGGACGCTGA
- a CDS encoding amidase: MTNELAWLDGHEIAALIRTREIKPSEAVAAALAQVSNHESQVNAFVTVLFEEAMSAAEQADKRLMEIGAHELPPLFGVPLTVKDLAPTAGVRTTFGSTAFADHVPSEDSISVGRLRGAGAILIGKTTTPEFGMLGVTESALTGITNNPWRLGYTTGGSSGGAAAAVAAGMAPLAWGSDGGGSIRIPASYCGVVGLKPSMRWIPGDQPWDTAVTDGPLSRTVAGIALMLEVTAGFDPRSPHSTPIARKDFVAATLAASPDLSGVRIAVAMTPSDGPVAAEVRAVVEAAVARLAEAGAVVSEVRLDLPDPVEYFIDFWGPFFLAEDAPLPHPAMREVREAAGRVTLASYLHASTVTRGEITRVYNDVFRDHDFLITPTSPVAPFVHPGALGGATHVDETEVRYPAIDFHRLTESASHAGIPAITVPAGSNSEGLPIGMQLHAPQHQDIELLRLARAWEQIAPWRQILPEFLR; the protein is encoded by the coding sequence GTGACGAATGAGCTTGCCTGGCTCGACGGGCACGAGATCGCGGCGCTGATACGCACGCGCGAGATCAAACCCAGTGAGGCCGTCGCCGCTGCGCTGGCTCAGGTTTCGAACCACGAGTCACAGGTCAACGCGTTCGTCACCGTCCTCTTCGAGGAGGCGATGAGCGCCGCCGAACAGGCGGACAAGCGTCTGATGGAGATCGGCGCGCACGAGTTGCCGCCGTTGTTCGGCGTCCCGCTCACTGTCAAAGACCTCGCGCCCACTGCCGGCGTACGCACCACATTCGGCAGCACCGCGTTCGCGGACCACGTGCCTTCGGAAGACTCCATCTCCGTCGGCCGCCTGCGCGGTGCGGGTGCCATTCTCATCGGCAAGACGACCACACCCGAGTTCGGGATGCTGGGCGTGACGGAGAGCGCGCTGACCGGCATCACCAACAACCCCTGGAGACTTGGGTACACGACGGGCGGTTCCAGCGGGGGCGCCGCAGCGGCGGTCGCCGCAGGCATGGCACCGCTCGCATGGGGCTCGGACGGTGGAGGCTCGATTCGGATTCCGGCTTCCTACTGCGGCGTCGTCGGGCTCAAGCCTTCTATGCGCTGGATTCCGGGCGATCAGCCCTGGGATACGGCCGTGACCGACGGGCCTCTATCGCGCACCGTGGCTGGCATCGCACTGATGCTCGAGGTGACCGCAGGCTTCGATCCCCGATCCCCGCACTCGACGCCGATCGCTCGGAAGGACTTCGTCGCCGCGACCCTGGCGGCTTCACCGGACCTGTCTGGCGTACGGATCGCCGTGGCGATGACTCCCTCCGACGGTCCCGTGGCCGCCGAAGTCCGCGCAGTCGTGGAAGCGGCAGTCGCTCGCCTGGCCGAAGCTGGCGCCGTTGTGTCGGAGGTCCGACTGGATCTCCCTGATCCGGTCGAGTACTTCATCGACTTCTGGGGCCCCTTCTTTCTCGCCGAAGACGCGCCCTTGCCGCATCCGGCGATGCGAGAAGTGCGCGAAGCGGCAGGCCGAGTCACGCTGGCGAGCTATCTGCACGCGTCCACAGTGACGCGCGGTGAGATCACCCGCGTCTACAACGACGTCTTCCGGGATCATGACTTCCTGATCACGCCCACTAGTCCCGTCGCTCCTTTCGTGCACCCCGGAGCGCTGGGTGGGGCGACTCACGTCGACGAGACCGAAGTCCGCTATCCGGCGATCGACTTTCACCGGCTGACGGAGTCGGCGTCCCACGCGGGTATCCCTGCGATCACCGTACCGGCCGGATCGAACAGCGAGGGACTGCCGATAGGCATGCAGCTGCACGCTCCTCAGCATCAAGACATCGAGTTGCTGCGGCTCGCGCGGGCTTGGGAGCAGATCGCCCCCTGGCGACAGATTCTTCCGGAGTTCCTGCGGTGA
- a CDS encoding ABC transporter permease — MTTVTSRVQAADSSSGRDRERRILSHAWRWVIGPVTTILVTSFIVFAALTLTPGDPVTQILGGKASAEQRAQLREQLGLDDPLIVRYADWLGGILTGDLGTSYTYKDAVGTVLLPRIETTVSLVLYAGILILIVGIALGLVGGLSTRIKPAMVVLVAVLISIPSYVAATALLGVFAVNLRLFPTYGAGTPGPDRIWHLTLPAIALSIAWIAYMAQISMAAVSEQRANEHVRTAEGRGLPRSLVIRKHILRNAGIPIVTASGLTLAALVAGSVVVESAFTIDGVGSLLVRSVSSKDVPVVAAISVLIVAIFVVMMTLVELIHVAIDPTARRGGRTK; from the coding sequence GTGACCACGGTGACAAGCCGGGTGCAGGCTGCCGACTCGAGCTCGGGTCGCGATCGTGAACGGCGGATCCTGTCACACGCGTGGCGATGGGTCATCGGACCCGTCACAACGATCCTGGTCACCTCGTTCATCGTGTTCGCCGCGCTCACCCTCACCCCGGGAGACCCGGTGACGCAGATACTCGGGGGCAAGGCGTCTGCCGAACAGCGGGCCCAGCTCCGGGAACAGCTCGGCTTGGATGATCCGCTGATCGTGCGGTACGCGGATTGGCTCGGCGGCATCCTGACGGGGGATCTCGGAACTTCCTACACATACAAGGATGCCGTCGGCACGGTGCTGCTCCCTCGTATCGAGACGACGGTCTCGCTGGTGCTCTATGCAGGGATCCTCATCCTTATCGTCGGGATCGCGCTGGGCTTGGTCGGGGGGCTCAGCACCCGGATCAAGCCCGCAATGGTGGTTCTCGTCGCCGTCCTCATCTCGATTCCCAGTTATGTCGCCGCCACGGCGCTGCTCGGCGTGTTCGCGGTCAACCTGCGGCTGTTCCCGACATACGGGGCAGGCACGCCGGGTCCGGACCGCATCTGGCACCTCACGCTGCCCGCAATAGCCCTGTCGATCGCCTGGATCGCGTACATGGCGCAGATCTCGATGGCAGCGGTCAGTGAGCAGCGTGCCAACGAACACGTCCGCACAGCCGAGGGAAGAGGCCTGCCGCGCTCGCTGGTCATTCGGAAGCACATCCTTCGCAACGCAGGAATCCCCATCGTCACGGCATCGGGTCTGACGCTGGCGGCGCTCGTCGCCGGAAGCGTCGTGGTCGAGAGCGCATTCACGATCGACGGAGTCGGGTCGCTCCTCGTGAGGAGCGTCTCAAGCAAAGACGTACCCGTGGTGGCCGCGATCAGCGTGCTGATCGTCGCAATCTTCGTCGTGATGATGACTCTCGTCGAGCTCATTCACGTCGCGATCGATCCGACCGCCCGGCGAGGAGGGCGTACAAAATGA
- a CDS encoding ABC transporter permease, producing the protein MAILGPWLAPYPPDATDILAANQGPSPTHILGTDSLGRDIFSRLLWGARVSYAAAALIVVFSMVIGCAIAVLSAWFGGPVDAGVGGTLNVMIAVPGILVALIAVTILGTGFWAPVIAMSIASAPYVARIIRSSAVVERRKPYIEALTLSGVSSARINVHIVRGLSALILAQATFSFGVALLEFGALSFIGLGIQAPTAEWGAMVVAGRSELLSGNMQQTFAAGAMIVISVVAFTLLGDRLARVVGGTA; encoded by the coding sequence GTGGCAATCCTGGGCCCTTGGCTCGCTCCCTATCCGCCAGACGCCACCGACATCCTGGCAGCGAATCAGGGCCCGTCTCCCACGCACATCTTGGGAACGGATTCGCTCGGACGCGATATCTTCTCCCGTCTGCTGTGGGGTGCGCGCGTCAGCTACGCGGCGGCCGCGCTCATCGTCGTCTTCAGTATGGTCATCGGTTGCGCGATCGCCGTGCTCTCGGCCTGGTTCGGTGGCCCCGTCGACGCAGGGGTGGGCGGCACGCTCAACGTGATGATCGCGGTGCCCGGCATCCTGGTCGCCCTCATCGCTGTGACGATCCTCGGGACGGGGTTCTGGGCACCGGTGATCGCCATGTCGATCGCGAGCGCACCCTACGTCGCCCGCATCATCCGGTCGTCCGCCGTGGTAGAGCGACGCAAACCCTACATCGAAGCGCTCACGCTCTCAGGCGTCTCCTCGGCTCGGATCAATGTGCACATCGTGCGCGGGCTCAGTGCACTGATCCTGGCGCAGGCCACGTTCAGCTTCGGTGTCGCCCTGCTCGAGTTCGGCGCGCTCTCATTCATCGGGCTCGGTATTCAGGCGCCCACAGCAGAGTGGGGTGCGATGGTCGTTGCGGGGAGGTCCGAGCTGCTGTCGGGAAACATGCAGCAGACATTCGCCGCCGGCGCGATGATCGTGATCTCCGTGGTCGCGTTCACCCTGCTCGGCGATCGACTCGCCCGCGTGGTCGGGGGGACGGCATGA
- a CDS encoding ABC transporter ATP-binding protein, translated as MTISKTFDAETLLSVRDLRVDVRAKGHTTPILRGVSIDVKPGEALGIVGESGSGKSMTMRAIMRQLPAGMVASGRADFRNQSIFEMDRRRLADFRARRVAMIYQDPRAHINPLWTVGDFLVEAVVATRAMSRRAATARALELLEEVGVQSPARRMSQYPSQLSGGLLQRVMIVAALMPEPELILADEPTTALDVTVQAEVMSIFADMTKTHGVGLVFITHDLDLAAAATDRIAVMYAGRIVEEGPSERVTEHPRHPYTAALLASRPSAKVRRLPLSIPGVPASAATAGSGCAFADRCGFTIPDCYATDPPLTESGTQQVSACIRSHELSLEIEGVST; from the coding sequence ATGACGATCTCCAAGACGTTTGACGCGGAGACCCTGTTGTCGGTGCGCGATCTGCGCGTCGACGTGCGCGCCAAGGGACACACCACCCCGATTCTGCGGGGTGTCAGCATTGACGTGAAGCCCGGCGAGGCTCTCGGAATCGTCGGCGAGTCCGGCTCCGGGAAGTCGATGACGATGCGCGCCATCATGCGGCAACTGCCGGCTGGCATGGTCGCCTCGGGCCGTGCGGACTTCCGGAATCAGAGCATCTTCGAGATGGACCGTCGCCGGCTCGCCGACTTCCGGGCACGGCGGGTAGCGATGATCTATCAGGATCCGCGGGCGCACATCAACCCTCTCTGGACCGTGGGCGACTTTCTTGTCGAGGCGGTTGTGGCGACGCGGGCGATGTCTCGTCGCGCCGCGACCGCGCGGGCGCTTGAACTCCTGGAGGAGGTGGGGGTGCAGTCCCCGGCACGTCGGATGTCGCAGTATCCGAGCCAGCTGTCCGGCGGCCTGCTGCAGCGAGTGATGATCGTCGCAGCCCTCATGCCCGAACCCGAACTCATCCTTGCTGATGAGCCGACCACCGCTCTCGACGTCACGGTGCAAGCCGAGGTCATGAGCATCTTCGCCGACATGACGAAGACGCATGGCGTCGGTTTGGTCTTCATCACTCACGACCTGGACCTCGCGGCCGCCGCGACGGATCGGATCGCGGTGATGTACGCCGGGAGAATCGTGGAGGAGGGTCCGTCGGAGCGCGTGACGGAGCATCCCAGGCATCCGTATACGGCCGCGCTTCTCGCTTCGCGCCCGAGCGCCAAGGTGCGAAGACTCCCGCTCAGTATTCCTGGCGTCCCGGCGTCCGCGGCGACTGCCGGATCGGGCTGCGCATTCGCAGACCGATGCGGGTTCACCATCCCCGACTGCTACGCGACAGATCCACCGCTGACCGAGTCGGGAACGCAGCAAGTCAGCGCCTGCATTCGTTCGCACGAGCTCTCGCTGGAGATCGAGGGAGTGAGCACATGA
- a CDS encoding ATP-binding cassette domain-containing protein has product MTDALVTVESLTKSFHTASGSVKAVDSISFAISPGESLGVVGESGSGKSTTARMIAGLETPTSGDILFRGAPVRPARGLASRRAQARRAQMVFQDPFGSLDPRQRLGNCLKEVIAVNGAPAGLSRTEYVAQLLGRVGLEERHSHSYPRALSGGQRQRFAIARALAPSPELVILDEAVSALDVSVQAQILNLLVELRQQSDVSYLFVSHDLAVVRQVCDRVIVMRHGEIVEEGDVESVLTSPSHPYTQRLVASVPGRGWRPPERRRVG; this is encoded by the coding sequence ATGACCGACGCGCTCGTGACTGTTGAGAGCCTGACGAAGAGCTTCCACACGGCTTCAGGATCGGTGAAGGCAGTCGACTCAATATCGTTCGCGATCTCCCCCGGCGAATCGCTCGGCGTGGTCGGCGAGTCGGGGTCGGGGAAGTCGACGACCGCCCGCATGATCGCGGGGCTGGAGACGCCTACCTCGGGCGACATCCTTTTCCGTGGCGCGCCGGTGCGACCAGCACGCGGCCTGGCGAGCCGGCGCGCTCAGGCAAGACGAGCGCAGATGGTGTTCCAGGATCCCTTCGGCTCACTGGACCCGCGTCAGCGGCTGGGCAACTGCCTGAAAGAGGTCATCGCGGTGAACGGCGCCCCGGCTGGCTTGTCCCGCACGGAGTACGTTGCCCAGCTGTTAGGGCGGGTCGGGCTGGAAGAACGGCATTCACATTCCTACCCTCGGGCCCTGTCGGGGGGCCAACGCCAGCGCTTTGCCATCGCCCGCGCGCTTGCGCCCAGCCCGGAACTCGTCATTCTGGATGAGGCGGTCTCCGCGCTCGATGTCAGTGTCCAAGCACAGATCCTCAATCTCCTGGTCGAACTGCGGCAGCAGAGCGACGTGTCGTATCTCTTCGTCTCGCACGACCTCGCGGTTGTGCGACAAGTCTGCGATCGGGTGATCGTGATGCGCCACGGTGAGATCGTCGAGGAGGGCGACGTCGAGTCCGTGCTCACCTCCCCCTCACACCCTTACACGCAGCGGCTTGTGGCGTCTGTCCCCGGTCGAGGCTGGCGCCCGCCGGAGCGCCGGCGGGTCGGGTGA
- a CDS encoding TetR/AcrR family transcriptional regulator produces MPKIVDHKERKHEISVAAMRVLARSGPDGLTLRALARELNGSITLVTHFYADRQTLLEGIIDELSTNYDEDLASIPAGSNRIEDLRAYLLWMVPQTPEEVDVERCRVALVHSADNPAIARFFASMEAKARAAFEERLEGLVAPAEIPGAVDFLRALVNGAVLSAVEHPEIWTPERQFRVVDFGLSALGLMRVSAQG; encoded by the coding sequence ATGCCCAAGATCGTGGACCACAAGGAGCGGAAGCACGAGATCAGTGTCGCGGCGATGCGTGTACTTGCCCGGAGCGGACCTGATGGTCTGACGTTGCGGGCGCTTGCCCGCGAGCTGAACGGCTCGATCACGCTGGTCACACATTTCTACGCAGACCGTCAGACCCTCCTTGAGGGAATCATCGACGAGCTCTCGACGAACTACGACGAAGATCTGGCATCGATTCCGGCGGGTAGCAACAGGATCGAAGATCTCCGTGCATACCTGCTTTGGATGGTCCCCCAGACCCCTGAGGAGGTCGATGTGGAGCGCTGCCGAGTCGCGCTCGTTCACTCGGCCGACAATCCCGCTATCGCGCGGTTCTTCGCATCTATGGAGGCGAAGGCGCGCGCGGCATTCGAGGAGCGGCTCGAGGGGCTCGTTGCCCCGGCTGAGATTCCCGGGGCGGTTGATTTCCTCCGTGCCCTTGTCAACGGTGCTGTGCTGTCTGCGGTCGAGCACCCCGAGATCTGGACTCCGGAACGGCAATTCCGCGTCGTCGACTTCGGACTGAGCGCACTTGGCCTGATGCGCGTGAGCGCGCAGGGCTAG